A single region of the Rathayibacter rathayi genome encodes:
- a CDS encoding siderophore-interacting protein → MPPTTAAPARPAYRPYLATVAAVTRIAPHFIRVTFTGTDVDCVGRTGPDQRIKLVVPTDASDAPAFLASVSNPDGPDGLDPDWYGRWRSLPDALRNPLRTYTIRAVRPELAEVDVDFAAHGDAGPASAWVESARAGDQIVIIAPDSRSELPGGGAEFHPGAATSLLLAGDETAVPAIAAILESLDDDATGAAFLEVPTALDRLPLHHPASMHVTWIIRTEAQAPGAALGDAVRTWATRFLTAHHRGVDVSDIDIDHEILWEVPEESSDPGLYAWIAGEAGAVKLIRRCLVTELGVDRKRVAFMGYWRLGRPES, encoded by the coding sequence TACCTCGCGACCGTTGCCGCAGTGACCCGGATCGCCCCGCACTTCATCAGAGTCACCTTCACCGGCACCGACGTCGACTGCGTCGGCCGCACCGGCCCCGACCAGCGGATCAAACTCGTCGTCCCCACCGACGCCTCCGACGCCCCCGCCTTCCTCGCCTCCGTCTCCAACCCCGACGGACCCGACGGGCTCGACCCCGACTGGTACGGCCGCTGGCGCTCCCTCCCCGACGCACTCCGGAACCCGCTTCGCACCTACACGATCCGAGCCGTCCGCCCCGAACTCGCCGAAGTCGACGTCGACTTCGCCGCCCACGGCGACGCTGGACCGGCCTCAGCCTGGGTGGAATCCGCCCGCGCCGGCGACCAGATCGTCATCATTGCTCCCGACAGCCGCTCCGAACTGCCCGGCGGCGGAGCCGAATTCCACCCAGGAGCCGCCACCTCCCTCCTGCTCGCCGGAGACGAGACAGCCGTCCCCGCCATCGCCGCAATCCTCGAGAGCCTCGACGACGACGCCACCGGAGCCGCCTTCCTCGAAGTCCCCACAGCCCTGGACCGACTTCCGCTCCACCACCCCGCCAGCATGCACGTCACATGGATCATCCGCACAGAGGCTCAAGCACCCGGCGCAGCACTCGGCGACGCGGTCCGCACCTGGGCGACCCGCTTCCTCACAGCCCACCACCGCGGAGTCGACGTCAGCGACATCGACATCGACCACGAGATCCTCTGGGAAGTCCCCGAAGAGAGCAGCGACCCCGGCCTGTACGCCTGGATCGCCGGCGAAGCGGGCGCGGTCAAGCTCATCCGCCGCTGCCTGGTCACCGAACTCGGAGTCGACCGGAAGCGGGTGGCGTTTATGGGTTACTGGCGCCTCGGCCGCCCCGAGTCCTAA
- a CDS encoding SDR family NAD(P)-dependent oxidoreductase has product MVTDMTGRVVVLTGASSGIGRVAAGALAAAGARVAVVGRHPERTRAVAAEVGGDPFLADFDRLDDVRALADVLLERYERIDVLANNAGGLVSHRAETVDGHERTVQSNHLAPFLLTRLLLPRMIETSRERAGVRIVSTASLANRFGRLKLDDLDNRRGPWFGGWRAYGTSKLVTILFIRELAERLLTTSVDAYSFHPGVVSTSFGADSTMMKLMTSLSVGSFGISAEAGAVPLITLASEPDVGAASGTYFDQLTPHGSLNPQAHDRALAHDLWTLSSRLVGVSPTL; this is encoded by the coding sequence GTGGTCACTGACATGACGGGGCGCGTCGTCGTCCTCACCGGTGCGAGCTCCGGCATCGGCCGGGTCGCGGCAGGAGCTCTGGCCGCGGCCGGCGCGCGGGTGGCGGTGGTCGGTCGCCATCCCGAGCGCACGCGCGCAGTCGCCGCCGAGGTGGGCGGCGATCCCTTCCTCGCCGACTTCGACCGGCTCGACGACGTCCGCGCGCTGGCCGACGTGCTGCTCGAACGGTACGAGCGGATCGACGTGCTCGCAAACAATGCCGGCGGACTCGTTTCGCACCGCGCCGAGACGGTCGACGGCCACGAGCGCACGGTTCAGAGCAACCATCTGGCGCCCTTCCTGCTCACCCGCCTGCTGCTCCCGCGGATGATCGAGACCTCGCGGGAGCGCGCGGGCGTGCGGATCGTGTCGACGGCGAGCCTCGCGAACCGGTTCGGCCGGCTGAAGCTCGACGACCTCGACAACCGCCGCGGCCCGTGGTTCGGCGGCTGGCGCGCCTACGGCACGTCGAAGCTGGTGACGATCCTGTTCATCCGGGAGCTGGCGGAGCGCCTGCTGACGACGTCGGTCGACGCCTACTCGTTCCATCCGGGCGTCGTCTCGACGAGCTTCGGTGCTGACAGCACGATGATGAAGCTGATGACCAGTCTCTCCGTCGGCTCCTTCGGCATCTCCGCCGAGGCGGGTGCGGTGCCCCTGATCACTCTCGCCTCCGAGCCCGACGTCGGCGCCGCCAGCGGCACCTACTTCGACCAGCTCACCCCTCACGGCTCCCTGAACCCTCAGGCCCACGATCGAGCGCTCGCTCACGACCTGTGGACCCTCTCCAGCCGCCTCGTCGGCGTCTCCCCCACCCTGTAA